Proteins encoded by one window of Methanobacterium sp. CWC-01:
- a CDS encoding flavodoxin family protein — protein MDKNKVKSHGNSLLVLYSYHHHNTEKIAKVFAKVLDAQIKWPKEINPEEIQKYDLIGFGSGIYSSKHHESLLEIVDKLPEVTDKKAFIFSTCGAPIAIGGQKTLDDYAIKCHSLLREKLKSKGYLIIDEFICAGFNTNSFLKLFGGINKGRPNAEDLKNAEEFAKRLI, from the coding sequence ATGGATAAAAATAAGGTCAAAAGTCACGGGAACTCTCTCCTAGTTCTATATTCATACCATCACCATAATACAGAAAAAATAGCTAAAGTCTTTGCAAAAGTTCTTGATGCACAAATAAAATGGCCGAAAGAGATCAATCCTGAAGAAATCCAGAAATATGATCTTATAGGTTTTGGATCAGGGATCTATAGTTCAAAACACCACGAATCACTCCTTGAAATCGTTGATAAATTGCCAGAGGTCACAGACAAAAAGGCATTTATTTTTTCGACTTGTGGAGCACCAATAGCGATTGGTGGCCAAAAAACACTCGATGATTATGCAATAAAGTGTCATTCTTTGCTTAGGGAAAAATTAAAATCTAAAGGCTACCTGATTATTGATGAATTTATTTGTGCAGGTTTTAACACCAATAGTTTTCTTAAACTATTTGGAGGAATAAATAAAGGTAGACCCAATGCCGAAGACCTTAAAAATGCAGAAGAGTTTGCTAAGCGTCTCATTTAA
- a CDS encoding TetR/AcrR family transcriptional regulator — translation MTDAALNSQNEIKRTTKEKIFDAAVDLFSLKGFSNVPVREIAKKAGIREGSIYNHFRNKEAILDAIIDYFKLEMAKTNLPSEEAAALMQEGPEVYLEMGAQIFLSRINTPQFGKIWRLVLMESYHNEKIRDVFKKDLIEEPLAGWESIFQLMVEKKMIKPVNPRIMAYEYWSFVIFLLFDYSILYYEQDFGSYMKGGLEKMNNHTRLLLEAVKIRDKQSQLKF, via the coding sequence ATGACCGATGCAGCCTTAAATTCTCAGAATGAGATTAAAAGAACCACGAAAGAGAAAATATTTGATGCTGCAGTAGATTTATTCTCTCTAAAAGGCTTCAGCAATGTGCCAGTAAGAGAGATAGCAAAAAAGGCCGGGATAAGGGAAGGTTCCATCTACAATCATTTTAGAAATAAAGAAGCGATCTTAGATGCCATCATCGATTATTTCAAGTTAGAAATGGCCAAGACCAACCTACCTTCTGAGGAAGCAGCGGCTCTGATGCAGGAGGGACCAGAAGTTTATCTGGAAATGGGTGCCCAGATATTCCTGTCTCGCATCAACACCCCCCAGTTTGGGAAGATATGGCGGCTGGTTTTGATGGAAAGCTACCACAATGAGAAAATACGGGATGTATTCAAAAAGGATTTAATAGAAGAACCCCTGGCTGGGTGGGAAAGTATATTCCAACTCATGGTTGAAAAGAAGATGATTAAACCCGTGAATCCCCGAATCATGGCTTATGAATACTGGTCATTTGTTATTTTCCTGCTTTTTGATTACTCCATTTTATATTATGAACAAGACTTTGGCTCCTACATGAAGGGTGGTTTAGAGAAAATGAACAACCACACCCGGCTCCTCTTAGAAGCCGTAAAAATAAGGGATAAACAAAGTCAGTTGAAATTTTAG
- a CDS encoding 4a-hydroxytetrahydrobiopterin dehydratase, protein MLPELLNQEEIDIRDSQLENWKIVENHHLVGLYQFVNFAMALEFTRKVGEVAEDLQHHPEIDLSWGQVEITIFTHDRDGLTELDFQFAARVEEAFNPHKEDEVEKFMVLLEEGDLLEKREAARKLGGLKDSRAVPSLIRALTSEDVALSRRATRSLGRLNDRRAVDPLIDLLENEDDLLRQYARDSLVELDEFSVPGLLKAVKSRDNRKRKLAVGALLEIRDDETLQLNE, encoded by the coding sequence ATGTTACCAGAACTCTTAAACCAAGAAGAAATAGATATAAGGGATTCCCAGCTTGAGAACTGGAAGATCGTAGAAAACCATCATCTGGTGGGATTGTACCAGTTTGTTAACTTCGCCATGGCCCTGGAATTCACCCGAAAGGTGGGAGAGGTGGCCGAGGACTTGCAACACCATCCTGAAATCGATTTGTCCTGGGGGCAGGTGGAGATCACCATCTTCACCCATGACCGGGATGGTCTCACCGAGTTGGACTTCCAATTCGCCGCACGGGTGGAGGAGGCCTTCAACCCTCATAAGGAAGATGAAGTGGAAAAGTTCATGGTCCTCCTGGAGGAGGGGGACCTACTGGAGAAACGGGAGGCCGCCCGGAAGTTAGGTGGTCTGAAGGATTCCCGTGCTGTTCCCTCTTTGATAAGAGCGCTGACCAGTGAGGATGTGGCTCTCTCCCGTAGGGCAACTCGTTCTCTGGGCCGCCTCAATGATAGAAGGGCAGTGGATCCCCTGATCGATCTCTTGGAAAATGAGGATGACCTGCTGCGTCAGTACGCCCGGGACTCCCTGGTGGAACTGGACGAGTTCTCGGTTCCCGGACTTCTGAAGGCCGTTAAAAGTAGGGATAATAGGAAGAGAAAACTGGCAGTAGGGGCCCTCCTGGAGATCAGAGATGATGAGACCCTCCAGTTAAATGAATGA
- a CDS encoding MBL fold metallo-hydrolase, which yields MAIALRWYPPAWVQIKTRNQTIYLDPSYLKKYYQDHPTAIEFSTWPDEVDGLPDDLEKADIILITHHHQDHVKKVTVDRISSPDTLVLAPEKVKEILGDQIRVVAPGDELELGDVKITVLPAYNTPEGSSTRKFHKPGEGVGYLLEIDGHRIYHAGDTDLIPEMSELGPVDVAFLPIGGTYTMNVKEAAQATLTIQPSLVVPIHHLQADPQDLAVELRGEGIKVRILRIGELIMVGE from the coding sequence ATGGCTATAGCCCTAAGATGGTACCCTCCCGCCTGGGTGCAGATCAAAACCCGGAATCAGACAATCTACCTGGATCCCTCCTACCTAAAAAAATACTACCAGGACCATCCCACCGCCATAGAGTTCTCCACTTGGCCGGATGAGGTGGATGGACTTCCCGATGACCTGGAAAAGGCAGATATCATCCTGATAACCCATCATCACCAGGACCATGTGAAGAAGGTAACCGTGGACCGGATCAGTAGCCCCGACACCCTAGTCCTGGCTCCGGAGAAGGTTAAAGAAATACTGGGAGACCAGATAAGGGTGGTGGCCCCTGGTGATGAGCTAGAACTGGGTGATGTGAAGATCACCGTATTGCCGGCCTACAACACACCCGAAGGCAGCTCCACCCGGAAGTTTCACAAACCCGGAGAAGGGGTGGGTTACCTCCTGGAAATAGACGGCCACCGGATCTACCACGCCGGAGACACCGACCTCATCCCAGAAATGAGTGAACTGGGCCCTGTTGACGTGGCCTTCCTACCCATTGGTGGAACCTACACCATGAACGTCAAGGAAGCCGCCCAGGCCACCTTAACGATACAACCCTCCTTGGTGGTCCCTATCCACCACTTACAAGCCGATCCTCAGGACCTGGCAGTGGAACTCCGGGGCGAAGGTATAAAGGTAAGAATCCTGAGGATAGGGGAACTGATAATGGTGGGGGAGTAG
- a CDS encoding DEAD/DEAH box helicase, giving the protein MVENVLEKLTNDPRFQGKVEHVEELEAQKAQYRQVDDLPPNIEDYLKQEKIKLYRHQADAMRHVREGKNILITTPTASGKTLAFNLPVLEKLSRDSQATALYIYPAKALSNDQLRVLRGLEKACNMDLDPAIYDGDTPRDIRPEIRRHSRMVLTNPYQLHLILGWHHQWERFYSQLKFIVIDEAHQYRGVFGSNVAFLIRRLRRICNYYGSDPQFILSSATLANPEEFSLKLVGQPFQLIDQDSSPRGRKHFLFYNPYLSPDSVSTHVETTNLFLFFIRRGLQTLCFTLSRRMAELIARWSLQELQDTHPELTGLVTAYRAGYLARERRDIEYGLKTGELLGVTTTNALELGIDIGSLDVVIISGYPGTMISTWQQAGRSGRKNNDSLVVLVAFEGPLDQYFMKNPQVFFDRPHENAIIDLQNVHITFNHLLCAMSELPLSRDEIKNYFQAGPGFMGHLIRSDQVRESRDRFTYKGKGSPAFQMGLHHISRDEFRVYHDERLLETLDRPHAYLEAHQGAVLINKGETYLVEDFNLQKQEVRVRKRNLNYHTQVLKEVDVRVLQELTSKEIGQFQVHYGEVEVTEHYYRYKRISQGKTVATHPLNLPPLHFRTKGLWFTLPGDIEDQINHYISGQEVYEGGLHGTEHALIAMFPLKVLCDRFDIGGLSTPHHPDTRAATIFIYDAFQGGIGLAEKAVELMEELVEVTYDMVRSCQCRVGCPSCIYSPKCGNDNQPLHKRSTQYILSRMLKLMGKKEDTDLPLEEGEVTRGPGKSRLGVGAEVYKKGDPKREV; this is encoded by the coding sequence ATGGTAGAAAATGTTCTAGAAAAACTAACCAATGATCCCCGCTTCCAGGGTAAGGTGGAACACGTGGAGGAACTGGAAGCCCAAAAGGCCCAGTACCGCCAGGTAGATGATCTGCCCCCTAATATTGAGGACTACCTTAAGCAGGAGAAGATCAAACTATACCGGCACCAGGCCGATGCGATGCGACATGTACGGGAGGGTAAAAACATACTCATAACCACCCCCACCGCCTCGGGTAAGACCCTGGCTTTTAACCTTCCGGTTCTGGAGAAACTGTCCCGGGATTCCCAGGCCACAGCCCTCTACATCTACCCGGCCAAGGCTCTGTCCAATGACCAGCTACGGGTGCTGAGGGGGTTGGAGAAGGCCTGCAATATGGACCTGGATCCGGCCATCTACGATGGGGACACCCCCCGGGATATTCGTCCGGAGATACGCCGACACTCCCGGATGGTCCTAACCAACCCCTACCAGCTGCACCTGATACTGGGTTGGCACCACCAGTGGGAGCGTTTCTACTCCCAGCTGAAGTTCATAGTAATCGACGAGGCCCACCAGTACCGTGGAGTCTTCGGATCTAATGTGGCCTTCCTCATCCGGAGGTTAAGGCGTATCTGCAACTATTACGGCAGCGACCCCCAGTTCATCCTATCCTCGGCCACCCTGGCCAACCCCGAGGAATTCAGCCTGAAACTGGTGGGCCAGCCCTTCCAACTCATCGACCAGGACAGCTCCCCCCGGGGTAGGAAGCACTTCCTGTTCTACAATCCCTACCTGTCCCCGGATAGTGTCTCCACCCATGTGGAAACCACCAACCTTTTTTTGTTTTTTATCAGGAGAGGTTTGCAGACCCTTTGCTTCACCCTCAGCCGGCGTATGGCTGAGCTCATAGCCCGTTGGAGTCTGCAGGAACTGCAGGATACCCACCCCGAACTGACTGGTCTGGTCACCGCCTACCGCGCCGGTTACCTGGCCCGGGAGCGTAGGGATATCGAATACGGCCTGAAAACCGGGGAGCTTCTGGGGGTGACCACCACCAATGCCCTGGAGCTGGGCATAGATATCGGCAGCCTGGATGTGGTGATCATCTCCGGCTACCCCGGCACCATGATCTCCACCTGGCAGCAGGCCGGCCGCTCCGGTAGGAAAAACAACGACTCCCTGGTGGTGTTGGTGGCCTTCGAGGGACCTCTGGACCAGTACTTCATGAAAAATCCCCAGGTATTCTTCGACCGGCCCCATGAGAATGCTATCATTGACCTGCAGAACGTGCACATCACCTTCAACCACCTCTTATGCGCCATGAGCGAACTGCCCCTCAGCCGGGATGAAATAAAGAACTACTTCCAGGCAGGCCCGGGCTTCATGGGCCACCTGATACGCAGCGATCAGGTACGGGAAAGCCGGGACCGGTTCACCTACAAGGGTAAGGGTAGCCCCGCCTTCCAGATGGGACTGCACCACATATCCCGGGACGAGTTCCGGGTCTACCATGACGAACGACTACTGGAAACCCTGGACCGGCCCCATGCCTACCTGGAGGCCCATCAGGGAGCGGTGCTCATTAACAAGGGAGAAACCTACCTGGTGGAGGATTTCAACCTCCAGAAACAGGAGGTCAGGGTACGCAAGCGGAATCTGAACTACCACACCCAAGTCCTGAAGGAAGTGGACGTGCGGGTGCTCCAGGAGCTCACCAGCAAGGAAATTGGCCAGTTCCAGGTACATTACGGGGAAGTGGAGGTCACTGAACACTACTACCGCTACAAACGTATCAGCCAGGGTAAGACCGTGGCCACCCACCCTCTTAACCTACCCCCCCTGCACTTCAGGACCAAGGGATTGTGGTTCACCCTCCCCGGGGATATAGAGGACCAGATAAACCACTACATCAGTGGCCAGGAGGTCTACGAAGGTGGCTTGCACGGCACCGAACACGCCCTTATTGCCATGTTCCCCCTGAAGGTGCTCTGTGACCGTTTTGACATTGGAGGACTGTCCACCCCCCACCATCCGGATACCAGGGCGGCCACCATCTTCATCTACGACGCCTTCCAGGGCGGGATTGGCCTGGCAGAGAAGGCAGTGGAGCTCATGGAGGAACTGGTGGAGGTTACCTACGACATGGTGCGCTCCTGCCAGTGCCGGGTGGGCTGTCCCTCCTGTATCTACTCCCCCAAATGTGGAAATGATAACCAGCCCCTGCACAAAAGAAGCACCCAGTACATACTCTCCCGGATGCTGAAGCTCATGGGCAAAAAGGAGGACACCGACCTCCCATTGGAAGAGGGGGAAGTGACCCGGGGACCGGGTAAATCACGGTTGGGAGTTGGTGCGGAGGTTTATAAAAAGGGCGACCCGAAAAGGGAGGTCTAG
- a CDS encoding DUF3320 domain-containing protein: MGIIAKSREAIEKQFDKLRQNLLDLTMRNQLLNFRPRTRVIPMEDEIPEELYDLLVLNEKKLQFRPREYESLDRSVMDPSLESADEESGPGSPDGDEPSTPNPEGELSPADEEDLSAVDEDGLYPEDGEELPSHENQSLRDTEESLEGPHGSEDDIPDTGDSYFTREPSLDDVDPEDSPDRIVLKEVYDARGQKLALDVMDLEEDLHLTKEESDLLWELPPSEGQVDKRIRDLFMQTDLPARELQKRLFRIHQHARTVFEEQGYNVLYLALGFLEWTETSGDLHRAPLILIPVQLERRGVGGAYKLSWNGEDIIPNISLQAKLQEQYITIPDLKMPHHSEGIRQYLEEVEASIPHAPGWRVHREVYLGFFSFTKFVMFQDLDPDHWPSELSFDQNLIIKAMFNPESQETDPGFIEEDVDYKLKSRDVYTVLDADSSQLAVIEDVKHGKNLVVEGPPGTGKSQTIVNLIAELMASGKTVLFVSEKMAALQVVKSRLDSIGLGDFCLELHSHKSKKKEVLNELQRTLYQPPTPPLSMEDKFHELDEVRRELNHYREMIHRPLPEMGFSVFQLYGMKEEALQHFQDKDQILPRMLITDPASFTRENWHSAVSSLKDLSQLLRFIKPLKEYPWRYAQPGVIFPSDQEEIKKLFTDALTSMGEMELALEELAIHTGVTIPSSREGVDETLEIIREISNFQALPLKILDNPDWNEEQAREIITLLERFQTTTRKFQKKALKMDLRRELQSLEDYRKNLLLVPGSVFTDYRQEILNSLEELIQALDNLNLNLNQLVDLTGLRPPQNKKELEDTLQEARLIASAPPVERNLLENPDWNSASPEAKRIIRELREYRKQLKLIHHFKEDVLELDLQDRLDSFSNVSAKRLKFLSGDYKKVKNSVLQLYREEAPTDDQQIRRDLEGLIRLQDLKMSIQHSQETAQSLFGQAWQGEHTDAQFICDLADWLIRFRKMLMAGELTDEALLKFEKGPNPRIKTNISQLQEDLDTITNLAQHLQGFIPLPTEEFQFQKLKLDAASFKSRVDSYFQLRQKIAGLYQEEPPEDEEEAIKDLREVLASEDIRNTLKEWEPRATQLFGTTWQQEDSNLEELQQLLQFITRINQLMDQEKISQHTLEILSQDRDLGKIDQTTQRVYSSYQELLKIWKEVNQYLNLDCSRVFPEGFNRTPFTSIRSQLTLFREEVPRLLTWSQFLSQTRELPPLAQPLLELIQEDLLDGEDLLPCLMGDYADSMLRQAFLEDPALQNFVGDLHQNKIRQFVELDQELLMLNRERIAHRLSETRPNVYTNLTPTSELGILLSELNRKRRHMPIRKLLLAAGGLIQTIKPCFMMSPLSIAQFLDPHGVPNLSFDVVIFDEASQVKPEDALGALLRGRQLVVMGDTKQLPPTTFFDIIIHPLGEEDYELDSLMDMESILHLCKRSFPIKMLRWHYRSRHESLIAVSNQEFYNNHLFVYPSPCHSSDQLGLMYVPLDREIATYDRGRTSTNLEEAKAVVQAAFDHYQNYGDAKSLGIGTFNVNQQQAILEVLELELKRHPRAQKFHKHFFGEWEEKFFVKNLETIQGDERDVIFISVGYGFDEDGKLTHNFGPLNKDGGERRLNVLVTRAKQKCVVFANFHAGDLKNVTEGSAFGLRALKTFLEYAEHRSLESLDSHTVETTSPFEDSIKSALEEEGLVVHQQVGCAGYRLDLAVVDPEDPDRYLLGIECDGAMYYSAPVARDRDRLRQQILEGLGWNIYRIWSTDWYRNRDESLNRLFMAIQEAREGKKKPEVELIEEETLVEEEAPPVPVEVNLEDMIPAYQLCRDLELTKDKPLHEKLPQEVAPAMRRVVDTEGPIHVSELYKRIRSHWGLKRSGRRIKETLDASLQLALDKGLFTSQDDFMFSRTGEIRVRRRGENIPARIELISDEEIKRAVLLVIETQYATYPEELVTQVARLFGFKSTRQATRDRVNHILREYLERGELVAMPNGMINFPRVD; the protein is encoded by the coding sequence GTGGGTATTATAGCCAAGTCCAGGGAAGCAATAGAGAAACAGTTTGACAAGTTAAGACAGAACCTCCTAGACCTAACCATGCGTAATCAGCTTCTGAATTTCCGGCCCCGAACCAGGGTCATACCCATGGAAGATGAGATTCCAGAGGAACTGTACGATTTACTGGTTTTAAATGAGAAAAAACTCCAGTTCCGTCCACGTGAGTATGAGTCCCTGGATCGGAGTGTGATGGATCCCTCATTGGAGAGTGCTGATGAAGAATCGGGACCAGGAAGTCCCGATGGAGATGAACCATCCACTCCGAATCCAGAGGGAGAACTATCCCCCGCTGATGAGGAGGATTTATCCGCCGTGGATGAGGACGGATTATATCCAGAGGATGGGGAAGAGTTACCTTCCCATGAGAATCAATCCCTCCGGGATACGGAAGAGTCTCTGGAGGGACCCCATGGTAGTGAAGATGATATCCCTGACACCGGAGATAGTTACTTTACTCGTGAACCCTCACTGGATGATGTTGACCCGGAAGACTCCCCGGATCGGATCGTACTCAAGGAGGTCTACGATGCCCGGGGACAGAAATTAGCCCTGGATGTAATGGACCTGGAGGAGGACCTCCACCTAACCAAGGAGGAATCCGACCTGTTATGGGAGCTTCCACCCTCCGAGGGCCAGGTGGACAAGCGTATACGGGACTTGTTCATGCAGACCGACCTACCTGCCCGGGAGTTGCAGAAACGGCTCTTTCGAATCCACCAACACGCCCGGACCGTGTTCGAAGAACAGGGATACAATGTACTCTACCTGGCCCTGGGTTTTCTAGAATGGACGGAGACCAGTGGCGACCTACACCGGGCCCCCCTGATCCTGATACCAGTCCAGCTGGAACGGCGAGGAGTGGGAGGGGCTTACAAGCTATCCTGGAACGGGGAGGACATCATCCCCAACATCTCCCTCCAGGCCAAACTACAGGAACAGTACATCACCATCCCGGACCTGAAGATGCCCCACCACAGTGAGGGAATAAGACAGTACTTGGAGGAGGTGGAGGCATCCATACCCCACGCCCCGGGCTGGCGGGTGCACCGGGAAGTGTACCTGGGCTTTTTCAGCTTCACCAAATTCGTCATGTTTCAGGACTTGGACCCGGACCACTGGCCATCGGAGCTGTCCTTTGACCAGAACCTCATCATCAAGGCCATGTTCAACCCGGAAAGCCAGGAAACCGACCCTGGCTTCATAGAGGAGGATGTGGATTACAAACTCAAATCCAGGGATGTTTACACCGTACTGGACGCGGACTCATCACAACTCGCGGTTATCGAGGATGTTAAACACGGTAAAAACCTGGTGGTGGAGGGGCCGCCCGGCACGGGTAAGTCCCAGACTATCGTCAACCTCATAGCCGAACTCATGGCCTCCGGGAAGACGGTGCTCTTTGTCAGTGAAAAGATGGCCGCATTGCAGGTGGTTAAAAGTCGTCTGGACAGTATAGGCCTGGGAGACTTCTGTCTGGAGCTGCACAGCCACAAGTCCAAGAAGAAGGAGGTCCTGAACGAGCTGCAGAGAACCCTGTACCAGCCACCTACCCCACCCCTCTCCATGGAGGACAAGTTCCATGAACTGGATGAGGTGCGCCGGGAGTTAAACCACTACCGGGAGATGATACACCGGCCCCTGCCAGAGATGGGCTTCTCCGTATTCCAGTTATATGGAATGAAGGAGGAAGCTTTACAGCACTTCCAGGACAAAGACCAGATACTGCCCCGGATGTTAATCACCGACCCGGCCAGTTTCACCCGTGAAAACTGGCACAGTGCGGTGTCCTCCCTGAAAGACCTTTCCCAGTTACTCCGATTCATAAAACCCCTGAAGGAATATCCCTGGAGATATGCCCAGCCCGGGGTTATCTTCCCCTCCGACCAGGAGGAGATCAAGAAACTCTTCACCGACGCCCTGACCAGTATGGGGGAGATGGAACTGGCCCTGGAGGAGCTGGCTATACACACCGGCGTAACCATTCCCTCCTCCCGGGAGGGAGTGGATGAAACCCTGGAGATAATCCGGGAAATATCCAATTTCCAGGCCCTTCCACTAAAGATACTGGACAACCCGGACTGGAATGAGGAGCAAGCCCGGGAAATAATAACCCTGCTGGAGAGGTTCCAGACCACCACCCGCAAGTTCCAGAAGAAGGCCCTGAAGATGGACCTCCGGAGGGAGTTACAGTCCCTGGAGGACTACCGGAAGAACCTGCTCCTGGTACCGGGATCAGTATTCACTGACTACCGTCAGGAAATATTAAACTCCCTGGAAGAGCTGATCCAGGCCCTGGATAATCTTAACCTAAATCTCAATCAACTGGTGGATCTAACCGGACTCCGACCACCCCAGAATAAGAAAGAGTTAGAAGACACACTGCAGGAGGCCAGGCTTATTGCCAGCGCCCCACCCGTGGAGAGGAATCTTCTGGAAAATCCAGACTGGAACAGTGCCAGTCCCGAAGCCAAGCGCATCATCCGGGAGCTGCGGGAGTACCGTAAGCAGCTTAAACTCATCCATCACTTCAAGGAGGATGTGCTGGAACTGGATCTGCAGGACCGGCTGGACAGCTTCAGCAATGTCTCAGCCAAGCGTTTGAAGTTTCTAAGCGGAGATTACAAGAAGGTTAAAAATAGTGTGCTTCAACTATACCGGGAGGAGGCTCCCACTGATGACCAGCAAATCCGCCGGGACCTGGAGGGCCTGATCCGACTTCAGGATCTGAAGATGTCCATCCAGCACTCCCAGGAAACCGCCCAGTCCCTCTTTGGCCAGGCCTGGCAGGGAGAGCACACCGACGCCCAGTTCATCTGTGACCTGGCCGATTGGCTGATAAGATTCCGCAAAATGCTTATGGCCGGGGAACTAACCGACGAGGCCCTTTTAAAATTCGAGAAGGGACCCAACCCCCGGATCAAGACCAACATCTCCCAGCTGCAGGAGGACCTGGACACCATCACCAACCTGGCCCAGCACCTGCAGGGATTCATACCCCTCCCCACCGAAGAATTCCAGTTCCAGAAATTAAAATTGGATGCAGCCTCCTTTAAAAGCCGGGTGGATAGCTACTTCCAGCTGCGACAGAAGATCGCGGGATTATACCAGGAAGAACCACCAGAGGATGAGGAGGAAGCCATCAAGGACTTGAGGGAGGTGCTGGCATCCGAGGATATCAGGAACACCCTAAAGGAATGGGAACCGAGGGCCACCCAACTTTTCGGCACTACCTGGCAGCAGGAGGACAGCAACCTGGAGGAGTTGCAGCAACTGTTACAGTTCATCACCCGAATAAATCAATTAATGGATCAGGAAAAAATATCCCAGCACACCCTGGAGATACTCAGCCAGGATAGGGATTTGGGAAAGATTGACCAGACCACCCAGAGGGTGTACTCCTCCTATCAGGAACTCCTGAAAATCTGGAAGGAAGTGAACCAGTACCTGAACCTGGATTGCTCGCGGGTGTTCCCGGAAGGATTCAACCGCACCCCATTTACTTCTATAAGGTCCCAGCTGACCCTTTTCCGGGAGGAGGTTCCCCGGCTTTTAACCTGGTCCCAGTTCTTATCCCAGACCCGGGAACTACCACCCCTGGCCCAGCCCCTACTGGAGCTCATCCAGGAGGATCTCCTGGACGGTGAGGATCTCCTGCCCTGTTTAATGGGTGATTATGCCGATAGCATGCTTCGCCAGGCCTTCCTGGAGGACCCGGCATTGCAGAACTTCGTGGGAGACCTGCACCAGAACAAGATACGTCAGTTCGTGGAACTGGACCAGGAACTATTGATGCTTAACCGGGAACGCATCGCCCACCGACTCAGTGAGACCCGTCCCAACGTTTACACCAACCTGACCCCAACCTCCGAGCTGGGCATCCTCCTATCGGAGCTCAACCGTAAAAGACGGCACATGCCCATCCGTAAATTGCTCCTGGCCGCGGGTGGATTGATACAAACCATCAAACCCTGCTTCATGATGAGCCCCCTCTCCATTGCCCAGTTCCTGGATCCCCATGGGGTGCCCAACCTCAGCTTCGACGTGGTTATCTTCGACGAGGCCAGCCAGGTCAAACCCGAAGACGCCCTGGGAGCCCTTCTGCGGGGCCGGCAGCTGGTGGTGATGGGCGATACCAAGCAACTGCCACCCACCACCTTCTTCGACATCATCATCCATCCCCTGGGTGAGGAAGACTACGAACTGGATTCCCTCATGGACATGGAGAGCATCCTCCACCTTTGTAAGCGAAGCTTCCCCATTAAGATGCTGCGCTGGCACTACCGCAGCCGGCACGAGTCTCTCATAGCTGTTTCAAATCAGGAATTCTACAACAATCACCTCTTCGTTTATCCCTCACCCTGCCACAGCTCAGACCAGCTGGGCCTGATGTACGTGCCCCTGGACCGGGAGATAGCCACCTACGACCGGGGACGTACCTCCACCAACCTGGAGGAAGCCAAGGCCGTAGTCCAGGCTGCCTTCGACCATTACCAGAACTACGGGGATGCCAAGAGTCTGGGTATCGGCACCTTCAACGTAAACCAGCAGCAGGCCATCCTGGAGGTCCTGGAACTGGAACTCAAACGCCACCCACGGGCCCAGAAATTCCACAAACACTTCTTCGGAGAGTGGGAGGAAAAATTCTTCGTTAAGAACCTGGAGACCATCCAGGGAGATGAGAGGGATGTTATCTTCATCAGCGTGGGCTATGGCTTTGATGAGGATGGAAAACTAACCCATAACTTCGGACCCCTGAACAAGGATGGAGGGGAACGGCGTTTGAATGTGCTGGTCACCCGGGCCAAACAAAAATGCGTGGTGTTTGCCAACTTCCACGCCGGGGACCTTAAAAACGTCACCGAAGGATCGGCATTCGGACTCCGGGCCCTGAAGACCTTCCTGGAATACGCCGAGCACCGCAGCCTGGAAAGTCTGGATTCTCATACCGTGGAAACCACCTCCCCCTTTGAAGACTCCATAAAATCCGCCCTGGAGGAGGAGGGCCTGGTGGTGCACCAGCAGGTGGGCTGCGCTGGCTACCGCCTGGATCTGGCGGTGGTGGACCCGGAAGACCCGGATCGTTACCTGTTGGGTATTGAATGTGACGGCGCTATGTACTACAGCGCCCCCGTGGCCCGGGACCGGGATCGTCTCCGTCAGCAGATCCTGGAGGGTCTGGGCTGGAACATCTACCGTATCTGGTCCACGGACTGGTACCGTAACCGGGATGAAAGCCTTAACCGACTATTTATGGCCATCCAGGAAGCCCGGGAGGGTAAGAAAAAACCAGAAGTGGAGTTGATAGAGGAAGAAACCCTGGTGGAGGAGGAGGCACCCCCGGTACCGGTGGAGGTTAACTTGGAGGATATGATACCCGCCTACCAGTTGTGTCGGGATCTGGAACTTACCAAGGACAAACCCCTTCACGAGAAACTGCCCCAGGAAGTGGCCCCGGCCATGCGCCGGGTGGTGGATACCGAGGGACCCATCCATGTCAGCGAACTCTACAAGAGGATACGCAGTCACTGGGGACTGAAGCGATCCGGCCGGCGGATCAAGGAGACCCTGGATGCCTCCCTCCAGCTGGCCCTGGATAAGGGACTTTTCACGAGTCAGGACGACTTCATGTTCTCCCGGACCGGCGAGATCAGGGTTCGACGCCGTGGTGAGAATATACCCGCCCGCATTGAACTTATAAGTGATGAGGAAATTAAAAGGGCGGTTCTTTTGGTCATCGAGACCCAGTACGCCACCTACCCCGAGGAACTGGTAACCCAGGTGGCCCGACTGTTTGGCTTCAAATCCACCCGGCAGGCCACCCGGGACCGGGTTAACCATATACTCCGGGAATACCTGGAGCGGGGTGAACTGGTGGCCATGCCCAACGGTATGATCAACTTCCCCCGAGTAGACTAA